A part of Streptomyces sp. NBC_00557 genomic DNA contains:
- a CDS encoding sensor histidine kinase, with amino-acid sequence MRFPSLPRPRSLAGQLFAMQAVLIAVVVAGYALFTYVSDQRQAQDAAVRQVTAVARSIADAPSVRSAIHTPHPTAALEPYALTVMRDADVDFVTIMNPAGIRWTHPVRKEIGKRFLGRIGPALHGRTFTETYTGTLGPSVRAVTPIEENGRVIGLVSAGIKVEEISARVQDQVTALLGVAGATLLLGAVGTYVINARLRRHTHGMNAAELSRMHDYHQAALHAVREGLLMLDGQFRVALINDGGRELLGVGGEEDVVGRSVAGLGLPAPLTGALLSSEPRVDEVHLTESRVLVVNTSPVSGGERRGTVVTLRDVTELQSLMGELDSERGFTQALRSQAHEAANRLHTVVSLIELGRAEEAVEFATAELELAQALTDQVVAAVSEPVLAALLLGKTAQANERGVELVVSPDSRLDDGLLPDDLSARDLVTILGNLIDNAVDAAQGSVRARVTVTAYAADGEVVLRVSDTGPGLDPAHAGLVFQRGFSTKPAGPGGRGLGLALVRQAVTRHEGVLTVAESDEDGECGAVFEVRLPLRTAAGGRR; translated from the coding sequence ATGCGCTTCCCGTCCCTCCCCCGGCCCCGCAGCCTCGCCGGCCAGCTGTTCGCCATGCAGGCCGTGCTGATAGCGGTGGTCGTCGCCGGGTACGCGCTGTTCACCTACGTCAGCGACCAGCGGCAGGCCCAGGACGCGGCGGTCCGGCAGGTCACCGCGGTGGCCCGGTCGATCGCGGACGCCCCCTCGGTCCGCTCCGCGATCCACACCCCCCATCCCACGGCCGCCCTGGAGCCGTACGCGCTCACGGTCATGCGGGACGCGGACGTCGACTTCGTCACGATCATGAACCCGGCGGGCATCCGCTGGACCCACCCCGTCCGGAAGGAGATCGGCAAACGCTTCCTCGGCCGCATCGGCCCGGCGCTGCACGGTCGCACCTTCACCGAGACCTACACCGGCACCCTCGGCCCCTCCGTCCGCGCGGTGACCCCGATCGAGGAGAACGGCCGCGTCATCGGCCTGGTCAGCGCCGGCATCAAGGTGGAGGAGATCAGCGCCCGGGTCCAGGACCAGGTCACCGCGCTGCTCGGGGTGGCCGGCGCCACCCTGCTGCTGGGCGCGGTGGGCACGTATGTGATCAACGCGCGGCTGCGCCGCCACACCCACGGCATGAACGCCGCCGAGCTGAGCCGGATGCACGACTACCACCAGGCGGCGCTGCACGCGGTCCGCGAGGGCCTGCTGATGCTGGACGGGCAGTTCAGGGTGGCCCTCATCAACGACGGCGGCCGGGAGCTGCTGGGCGTCGGCGGCGAGGAGGACGTGGTCGGCCGCTCGGTCGCCGGCCTGGGCCTGCCCGCCCCGCTGACCGGCGCGCTGCTGTCCTCCGAACCCCGGGTGGACGAGGTGCACCTCACGGAGTCCCGGGTGCTGGTGGTGAACACCTCGCCGGTGTCGGGCGGAGAGCGCCGCGGCACGGTGGTCACCCTCCGCGATGTGACCGAACTGCAGTCCCTGATGGGCGAGTTGGACTCGGAGCGGGGCTTCACCCAGGCGCTGCGCTCCCAGGCGCACGAGGCCGCGAACCGGCTGCACACGGTGGTGTCGCTGATCGAGCTGGGCCGGGCCGAGGAGGCGGTGGAGTTCGCCACGGCGGAACTGGAGCTGGCCCAGGCCCTCACCGACCAGGTGGTCGCGGCGGTGAGCGAACCGGTGCTGGCGGCCCTGCTGCTGGGCAAGACCGCCCAGGCCAACGAGCGGGGCGTGGAGCTGGTGGTGTCCCCGGACAGCCGCCTCGACGACGGCCTGCTCCCGGACGACCTGTCCGCGCGGGACCTCGTCACCATCCTCGGCAACCTGATCGACAACGCGGTGGACGCGGCGCAGGGCAGCGTCCGGGCACGGGTGACGGTGACGGCGTACGCCGCGGACGGCGAGGTGGTGCTGCGGGTGTCCGACACGGGCCCCGGCCTCGACCCGGCCCATGCCGGCCTGGTATTCCAGCGGGGGTTCTCCACGAAGCCGGCCGGGCCCGGCGGACGGGGGCTCGGGCTGGCCCTGGTCCGGCAGGCGGTGACCCGCCACGAGGGTGTGCTGACGGTGGCGGAGTCGGACGAGGACGGCGAGTGCGGAGCGGTGTTCGAGGTGCGGTTGCCGCTGCGCACGGCCGCGGGCGGGCGCAGATGA